The following proteins are encoded in a genomic region of Glycine max cultivar Williams 82 chromosome 18, Glycine_max_v4.0, whole genome shotgun sequence:
- the DPB3-2 gene encoding dr1-associated corepressor-like, which translates to MVMAEEEESGVSIQLEFPKGRVKKIMALDKDVKRVSSEALFLVSRSTELFLQFLAEKSAQVAIEKKRKTVNLEHIREAVKRHQPTRDFLLDELPPPSQPTKPDRPTQPAGRPKLDPPPRGTRRIDLFFRKPELDDPAQAQPPENPAQAQPPENPDQDQAQSPVPVDES; encoded by the coding sequence atGGTTATGGCGGAGGAAGAAGAAAGCGGAGTATCGATACAACTGGAATTCCCGAAGGGTCGGGTGAAGAAGATTATGGCGCTGGACAAAGACGTGAAGAGGGTGAGCTCAGAAGCGTTGTTTCTGGTGTCGCGCTCCACGGAATTATTCCTCCAATTCCTGGCTGAAAAATCGGCGCAGGTTGCGATTGAAAAGAAACGGAAGACCGTGAATCTGGAACATATAAGAGAGGCCGTGAAGAGGCACCAGCCAACCAGGGATTTTCTCCTCGATGAGCTTCCGCCGCCATCTCAGCCCACCAAGCCCGATAGGCCCACTCAGCCTGCCGGTCGGCCCAAATTGGATCCTCCTCCCCGTGGTACTCGCCGCATCGATCTATTTTTCCGGAAACCAGAACTTGACGACCCAGCCCAAGCCCAACCACCTGAAAATCCAGCTCAAGCTCAACCGCCTGAAAATCCAGACCAAGACCAAGCCCAATCGCCAGTACCCGTAGATGAGTCTTag
- the LOC100793527 gene encoding 65-kDa microtubule-associated protein 8 isoform X1: protein MGSFQTPIGMRSSTLLETSCGFLLQELQIIWDEVGEDKFEREKVLLDLEQECLEVYRRKVDRANISRARLHQELAEAEAEFTHLLLSLGERSLPGRPEKRAGSLKEQLDSITPALREMRLRKEERLNQFRTVQGQIQKISAEIAGNSDNEPSTIVVNENDLSLKRLEEYQNELHRLYNEKNERLQQVEKYIDIIHSLSTILGKDSSAIIMEVHPSLNDLCGITKNISDTILDKLNITVESLFEEKQTRLDKLHHLGKALSNLWNLMDTSYSERQSFSHVINLLSLSSAEVTDPGSLTLEIVQQTEAEVKRLDQLKASKMKELFQKKQEELELICKKSHVEIPSREEMNNIINLINSGEIDHSDLLLSMDEQISRAKEEASSRKAIMEKVEKWMLACDEEHWLEEYSRDENRYSVSRGAHKNLRRAERARIMVSRMPALVDLLIKMTRSWEEERNKVFLYDQVPLMAILEEYNILRREKEEDTKRQQPWEKKRIQSQVVERDNTYASRPGTSSRRLPSRSLNGALDSSVVLNRRLSMGIQQHKFRKSRHVLH, encoded by the exons ATGGGTTCATTCCAGACACCAATTGGAATGAGAAGTTCAACATTGCTAGAGACTTCATGTGGATTCCTGTTACAGGAACTCCAG ATAATATGGGATGAAGTTGGAGAAGATAAGTTTGAAAGGGAGAAAGTTCTGTTAGATTTGGAGCAAGAGTGCCTTGAGGTTTACAGAAGAAAAGTTGACAGAGCTAATATATCTAGAGCTCGGCTGCATCAGGAATTGGCCGAGGCTGAGGCCGAATTTACCCACCTTCTTTTGTCCCTTGGTGAACGATCTCTACCTGGCCGG CCAGAGAAAAGGGCAGGTTCACTAAAAGAGCAGCTAGATTCAATCACTCCAGCACTTCGGGAAATGCGCTTGAGGAAAGAAGAGAGGTTAAACCAGTTCCGAACTGTACAAggtcaaattcaaaaaatttctGCAGAAATTGCAGGTAACTCAGACAATGAACCCTCAACCATTGTTGTAAATGAGAATgatctttcactaaaaagacTCGAGGAATATCAGAATGAGTTGCATAGACTTTACAATGAGAAG AATGAAAGACTTCAGCAAGTAGAGAAATACATCGACATAATACACAGCTTGTCCACAATATTGGGAAAGGATTCTTCAGCAATCATCATGGAAGTTCATCCAAGCTTAAATGATTTGTGtggaataacaaaaaatataagtgaCACCATCTTAGATAAACTCAATATCACAGTGGAGTctctttttgaagaaaaacaaactcGGCTAGACAAG CTTCATCATTTAGGCAAAGCACTGTCAAATCTATGGAATCTTATGGACACATCATACAGTGAGCGACAATCTTTTTCCCATGTAATCAATTTGTTGTCACTCTCATCTGCAGAAGTAACAGATCCGGGAAGTCTTACTCTAGAAATAGTCCAGCAG ACTGAAGCTGAAGTAAAGAGACTGGATCAACTAAAAGCAAGCAAGATGAAGGAGCTATTCCAGAAGAAGCAGGAGGAACTGGAATTGATATGCAAGAAATCACATGTGGAGATTCCTTCAAGGGAAGAGATGAACAATATAATTAACCTCATAAACTCAG GGGAGATTGATCATTCTGATCTCCTCCTGAGCATGGATGAACAGATATCAAGAGCAAAAGAAGAGGCTTCTAGCAGGAAGGCTATCATGGAGAAAGTGGAGAAGTGGATGTTAGCATGTGATGAGGAGCACTGGCTAGAAGAATATAGCAGG GATGAGAATCGATACTCAGTCAGTAGAGGAGCTCACAAAAACTTGAGACGTGCCGAACGTGCCCGTATAATGGTCAGCAGAATGCCag CTTTGGTAGATTTGCTAATAAAAATGACTAGGAgttgggaagaagaaagaaataaagttttCTTGTATGATCAG GTACCTCTAATGGCCATATTGGAAGAATATAACATCCTAAGGCGAGAAAAGGAGGAGGATACTAAAAGACAGCAG CCATGGGAAAAAAAGAGAATTCAAAGCCAAGTAGTTGAGCGAGATAATACTTATGCGTCAAGACCTGGCACCAGCAGTAGGCGTCTTCCTAGTAGAAGCTTGAATGGAGCTCTAGACAGTTCTGTGGTCCTGAACAGAAGGCTTTCTATGGGAATCCAACAGCATAAATTCAGGAAATCACGGCATGTCCTTCATTAA
- the LOC100793527 gene encoding 65-kDa microtubule-associated protein 8 isoform X2: protein MGSFQTPIGMRSSTLLETSCGFLLQELQIIWDEVGEDKFEREKVLLDLEQECLEVYRRKVDRANISRARLHQELAEAEAEFTHLLLSLGERSLPGRPEKRAGSLKEQLDSITPALREMRLRKEERLNQFRTVQGQIQKISAEIAGNSDNEPSTIVVNENDLSLKRLEEYQNELHRLYNEKNERLQQVEKYIDIIHSLSTILGKDSSAIIMEVHPSLNDLCGITKNISDTILDKLNITVESLFEEKQTRLDKLHHLGKALSNLWNLMDTSYSERQSFSHVINLLSLSSAEVTDPGSLTLEIVQQTEAEVKRLDQLKASKMKELFQKKQEELELICKKSHVEIPSREEMNNIINLINSGEIDHSDLLLSMDEQISRAKEEASSRKAIMEKVEKWMLACDEEHWLEEYSRDENRYSVSRGAHKNLRRAERARIMVSRMPGTSNGHIGRI, encoded by the exons ATGGGTTCATTCCAGACACCAATTGGAATGAGAAGTTCAACATTGCTAGAGACTTCATGTGGATTCCTGTTACAGGAACTCCAG ATAATATGGGATGAAGTTGGAGAAGATAAGTTTGAAAGGGAGAAAGTTCTGTTAGATTTGGAGCAAGAGTGCCTTGAGGTTTACAGAAGAAAAGTTGACAGAGCTAATATATCTAGAGCTCGGCTGCATCAGGAATTGGCCGAGGCTGAGGCCGAATTTACCCACCTTCTTTTGTCCCTTGGTGAACGATCTCTACCTGGCCGG CCAGAGAAAAGGGCAGGTTCACTAAAAGAGCAGCTAGATTCAATCACTCCAGCACTTCGGGAAATGCGCTTGAGGAAAGAAGAGAGGTTAAACCAGTTCCGAACTGTACAAggtcaaattcaaaaaatttctGCAGAAATTGCAGGTAACTCAGACAATGAACCCTCAACCATTGTTGTAAATGAGAATgatctttcactaaaaagacTCGAGGAATATCAGAATGAGTTGCATAGACTTTACAATGAGAAG AATGAAAGACTTCAGCAAGTAGAGAAATACATCGACATAATACACAGCTTGTCCACAATATTGGGAAAGGATTCTTCAGCAATCATCATGGAAGTTCATCCAAGCTTAAATGATTTGTGtggaataacaaaaaatataagtgaCACCATCTTAGATAAACTCAATATCACAGTGGAGTctctttttgaagaaaaacaaactcGGCTAGACAAG CTTCATCATTTAGGCAAAGCACTGTCAAATCTATGGAATCTTATGGACACATCATACAGTGAGCGACAATCTTTTTCCCATGTAATCAATTTGTTGTCACTCTCATCTGCAGAAGTAACAGATCCGGGAAGTCTTACTCTAGAAATAGTCCAGCAG ACTGAAGCTGAAGTAAAGAGACTGGATCAACTAAAAGCAAGCAAGATGAAGGAGCTATTCCAGAAGAAGCAGGAGGAACTGGAATTGATATGCAAGAAATCACATGTGGAGATTCCTTCAAGGGAAGAGATGAACAATATAATTAACCTCATAAACTCAG GGGAGATTGATCATTCTGATCTCCTCCTGAGCATGGATGAACAGATATCAAGAGCAAAAGAAGAGGCTTCTAGCAGGAAGGCTATCATGGAGAAAGTGGAGAAGTGGATGTTAGCATGTGATGAGGAGCACTGGCTAGAAGAATATAGCAGG GATGAGAATCGATACTCAGTCAGTAGAGGAGCTCACAAAAACTTGAGACGTGCCGAACGTGCCCGTATAATGGTCAGCAGAATGCCag GTACCTCTAATGGCCATATTGGAAGAATATAA